From the Streptomyces pluripotens genome, one window contains:
- a CDS encoding NADP-dependent isocitrate dehydrogenase, which translates to MTDSTIIYTYTDEAPALATHSFLPVIQAYASQAGVPVKTRDISLAGRIIAVFPEYLNEDQRIADALTELGNLAKTPAANIVKLPNISASIPQLKAAIAELQGKGYALPDYPDDPKSDEEREIRARYDKIKGSAVNPVLREGNSDRRAPASVKNYAKTHPHRMGAWTPESRTNVATMGENDFRSTEKSAVIAEDGTLRIELVGEDGTTTVLRESVPVLKDEVVDAAVLRTAELNTFLAAQVARAKEEGVLFSVHLKATMMKVSDPIIFGHVVRSFFPKTFAKYAGTLTAAGLTPNDGLGVILKGLDGLPEGAEIKASFEAELAEGPDLAMVDSDKGITNLHVPSDVIVDASMPAMIRTSGHMWGADGQEHDTLAVIPDSSYAGVYQAVIEDCRANGAYDPSTMGSVPNVGLMAQKAEEYGSHDKTFEIPAAGTVRLVDQAGNVVLEQPVAEGDIFRSCQAKDAPIRDWVKLAVTRARATGDPAVFWLDENRAHDAQLIAKVKQYLLDHDTEGLDIRILAPVEATKLSVERIRRGENTISVTGNVLRDYLTDLFPILELGTSAKMLSVVPLMAGGGLFETGAGGSAPKHVQQLVKENYLRWDSLGEFFALVPAFEQFAETTGNARAKVLADTLDRATATFLNEDKSPTRRVGGIDNRGSHFYLSLYWAQELAQQTDDADLAKAFAPFAETLAANEQKIVDELIAVQGSPAEIGGYYKVDKAKADAVMRPSATWNETLASLR; encoded by the coding sequence GTGACTGACTCGACCATCATCTACACCTACACAGACGAGGCCCCGGCCCTGGCGACGCATTCGTTCCTGCCGGTGATCCAGGCGTACGCCTCGCAAGCCGGTGTACCCGTGAAGACCCGCGACATCTCGCTGGCCGGGCGCATCATCGCCGTCTTCCCGGAGTACCTGAACGAGGACCAGCGCATCGCCGACGCGCTGACCGAGCTGGGCAACCTGGCCAAGACGCCCGCGGCCAACATCGTCAAGCTGCCGAACATCTCGGCGTCGATCCCGCAGCTGAAGGCCGCGATCGCAGAGCTGCAGGGCAAGGGCTACGCGCTGCCGGACTACCCGGACGACCCGAAGTCCGACGAGGAGCGTGAGATCCGCGCCCGCTACGACAAGATCAAGGGCTCCGCCGTCAACCCGGTGCTCCGTGAGGGCAACTCCGACCGCCGTGCTCCCGCCTCGGTGAAGAACTACGCCAAGACCCACCCGCACCGCATGGGTGCCTGGACCCCCGAGTCCAGGACGAACGTGGCGACCATGGGCGAGAACGACTTCCGCTCCACCGAGAAGTCCGCGGTGATCGCCGAGGACGGCACGCTGCGGATCGAGCTGGTGGGCGAGGACGGCACCACCACCGTGCTGCGCGAGTCCGTGCCCGTCCTCAAGGACGAGGTCGTCGACGCCGCGGTCCTGCGCACCGCCGAGCTGAACACTTTCCTCGCCGCGCAGGTCGCCCGCGCCAAGGAGGAGGGCGTCCTGTTCTCCGTGCATCTGAAGGCCACGATGATGAAGGTCTCCGACCCGATCATCTTCGGCCACGTGGTGCGCTCCTTCTTCCCGAAGACGTTCGCGAAGTACGCGGGTACCCTCACGGCGGCGGGCCTGACCCCGAACGACGGCCTGGGCGTCATCCTCAAGGGCCTGGACGGCCTGCCCGAGGGCGCCGAGATCAAGGCCTCCTTCGAGGCCGAGCTGGCCGAGGGTCCGGACCTCGCCATGGTCGACTCGGACAAGGGCATCACCAACCTGCACGTCCCCTCGGACGTCATCGTCGACGCCTCCATGCCGGCGATGATCCGCACGTCGGGCCACATGTGGGGGGCGGACGGCCAGGAGCACGACACCCTCGCGGTCATCCCCGACTCCTCGTACGCCGGTGTCTACCAGGCCGTCATCGAGGACTGCCGGGCCAACGGCGCCTACGACCCGTCCACCATGGGCTCGGTGCCGAACGTGGGGCTGATGGCGCAGAAGGCCGAGGAGTACGGCTCCCACGACAAGACCTTCGAGATCCCGGCGGCAGGCACCGTCCGCCTGGTCGACCAGGCCGGCAACGTCGTCCTGGAGCAGCCGGTCGCCGAGGGCGACATCTTCCGCTCCTGCCAGGCAAAGGACGCCCCGATCCGCGACTGGGTCAAGCTGGCCGTCACCCGCGCCCGTGCCACCGGCGACCCGGCGGTGTTCTGGCTGGACGAGAACCGTGCGCACGACGCACAGCTCATCGCCAAGGTCAAGCAGTACCTGCTGGACCACGACACCGAGGGCCTGGACATCAGGATCCTCGCCCCGGTCGAGGCCACCAAGCTGTCGGTGGAGCGCATCCGCCGCGGCGAGAACACCATCTCCGTCACCGGCAACGTCCTGCGCGACTACCTGACCGACCTCTTCCCCATCCTTGAACTGGGCACCAGCGCCAAGATGCTGTCGGTCGTGCCGCTGATGGCGGGCGGCGGCCTGTTCGAGACGGGCGCCGGCGGCTCCGCGCCGAAGCACGTCCAGCAGTTGGTCAAGGAGAACTACCTGCGCTGGGACTCCCTGGGCGAGTTCTTCGCCCTGGTGCCGGCCTTCGAGCAGTTCGCCGAGACCACCGGCAATGCCCGTGCCAAGGTCCTCGCCGACACCCTCGACCGCGCCACGGCGACCTTCCTCAACGAGGACAAGTCACCGACCCGTCGCGTCGGCGGCATCGACAACCGCGGCAGCCACTTCTACCTGTCCCTGTACTGGGCGCAGGAGCTGGCCCAGCAGACCGACGACGCCGACCTGGCCAAGGCCTTCGCGCCGTTCGCCGAGACGCTCGCGGCGAACGAGCAGAAGATCGTGGACGAGCTGATCGCCGTCCAGGGCTCCCCGGCCGAGATCGGCGGTTACTACAAGGTCGACAAGGCCAAGGCGGACGCGGTCATGCGCCCGTCGGCCACCTGGAACGAGACGCTGGCCTCCTTGCGCTAA
- a CDS encoding ABC transporter ATP-binding protein, with translation METTAWTQLHTVMTAQQERRPFARATLRRIAAFARPHRAGIIRFVLLGVVTALLAVATPVLAGRVVDAIVSGHDSGTVIRLSLLIALVAVAEAGLGILSRRLSATLGEGLILDLRTAVFDHVQRMPVAFFTRTRTGALVSRLNNDVIGAQRAFANTLSGVVSNVVTLLLTLAVMLTLSWQITLLALVLLPVFVLPARRMGSRMARMQREAAALNAAMGTRMTERFSAPGATLVKLFGRPEEESAQFAARAARVRDIGVRTATAQSVFITSLTLVSALALALVYGLGGWFALHGTLQPGAVVSLALLLTRLYAPLTALAGARVEVMSAVVSFERVFEVLDLKPLIEEGPEAREVPEGPVAVEFEDVRFSYPSADQVSLASLEEVAALDTRGGSEVLHGISFRAEPGETIALVGSSGAGKSTIAQLLPRLYDVDSGAVRIGGADVRDLTAASLRATLGMVTQDGHLFHDTVRANLLLARPDATDNELWDALGRARLADVVRALPDGLGTVVGERGYRLSGGERQRMTIARLLLARQRVVILDEATAHLDNTSEAAVQEALGEALDGRTAVVIAHRLSTVRTADQILVVESGRIAERGTHEELLAAAGRYAELYRTQFAQRDAGAAEATGVPSL, from the coding sequence ATGGAAACCACTGCATGGACGCAGTTGCACACCGTGATGACCGCGCAGCAGGAGCGCCGTCCCTTCGCCCGCGCCACACTGCGCCGCATCGCCGCCTTCGCCCGCCCGCACCGCGCGGGCATCATCCGTTTCGTGCTGCTCGGGGTGGTGACCGCGTTGCTCGCGGTGGCGACCCCCGTGCTGGCCGGCCGCGTCGTCGACGCGATCGTGTCGGGGCACGACTCGGGCACGGTCATCCGGCTCTCCCTGCTCATCGCGCTCGTCGCCGTTGCCGAGGCGGGTCTCGGCATCCTCAGCCGGCGCCTGTCGGCGACGCTCGGGGAGGGGCTCATCCTCGACCTCAGAACGGCTGTGTTCGATCATGTGCAGCGCATGCCCGTCGCGTTCTTCACACGTACCCGTACGGGAGCACTGGTCAGTCGTCTCAACAACGATGTGATCGGCGCCCAGCGGGCGTTCGCCAATACCCTCTCCGGTGTGGTCAGCAACGTGGTCACCCTGTTGCTCACCCTCGCCGTGATGCTCACCCTGTCCTGGCAGATCACCCTCCTCGCGCTGGTGTTGCTGCCGGTGTTCGTGCTACCGGCACGCCGCATGGGCAGCAGGATGGCGCGCATGCAGCGGGAGGCCGCGGCGCTGAACGCGGCCATGGGCACCCGGATGACCGAGCGTTTCTCCGCCCCCGGCGCCACCCTGGTGAAGCTGTTCGGCCGCCCGGAGGAGGAGTCGGCCCAGTTCGCGGCACGTGCCGCCCGGGTCCGGGACATCGGGGTGCGCACGGCGACCGCCCAGTCGGTCTTCATCACCTCGCTGACCCTGGTCTCCGCTCTGGCCCTGGCGCTCGTCTACGGCCTCGGCGGCTGGTTCGCGCTGCACGGCACTCTGCAGCCCGGCGCCGTCGTCTCCCTCGCCCTGCTGCTGACCCGTCTGTACGCCCCGCTGACCGCGCTCGCCGGGGCGCGGGTCGAGGTGATGAGCGCCGTCGTCAGCTTTGAGCGGGTCTTCGAGGTGCTGGACCTGAAGCCGCTCATCGAGGAGGGCCCGGAGGCCCGAGAGGTTCCCGAGGGCCCGGTCGCCGTCGAGTTCGAGGACGTACGCTTCTCCTACCCCTCCGCCGACCAGGTCTCCCTCGCCTCCCTGGAAGAGGTTGCCGCCCTCGACACCCGAGGCGGTTCGGAGGTTCTGCACGGCATCTCGTTCCGCGCCGAACCCGGCGAGACCATCGCGCTCGTCGGCTCGTCCGGCGCCGGGAAGTCCACCATCGCGCAGCTCCTGCCGCGGCTGTACGACGTCGACTCGGGCGCCGTCCGGATCGGCGGGGCCGACGTCCGGGACCTGACCGCCGCGTCCCTGCGGGCCACCCTCGGCATGGTCACCCAGGACGGTCACCTCTTTCACGACACCGTGCGGGCCAACCTGCTCCTGGCCCGGCCGGACGCCACCGACAACGAGCTGTGGGACGCGCTCGGCCGCGCCCGCCTCGCCGACGTCGTACGCGCGCTGCCCGACGGCCTGGGCACCGTCGTCGGTGAGCGTGGCTACCGGCTCTCCGGAGGCGAACGCCAGCGCATGACCATCGCCCGACTGCTGCTGGCCCGGCAGCGCGTGGTCATCCTGGACGAGGCCACCGCCCACCTGGACAACACCTCCGAGGCAGCCGTCCAGGAGGCCCTGGGCGAAGCCCTGGACGGTCGCACGGCCGTGGTGATCGCCCACCGCCTCTCCACCGTCCGCACCGCTGACCAGATCCTGGTCGTGGAGTCCGGCCGGATCGCGGAACGGGGTACGCATGAGGAGCTGCTGGCGGCGGCCGGGCGGTACGCGGAGCTGTACCGGACGCAGTTCGCGCAGCGCGACGCAGGGGCGGCGGAGGCGACCGGGGTGCCGTCTCTCTGA
- a CDS encoding cytochrome P450, with amino-acid sequence MTEETTLTDQAPPPVRDWPALDMDGTDFDPVLAGLMREGPLTRIRLPFGEGWAWLATRYDDVKLITNDPRFSRTEVTRRQVTRLAPNFAPRPGSLAWADQPDHNRLRKPVAGAFTVSSMKRLRPRAQAILDVLVDGVLQDGPPADLIERVLEPFPITVVSEVMGVPAGDRDQVHAWTRQIISTSGGSEAADKAKKGLYGWITAVVRARADNPGEDVYALLGGAVARGEVSEQEAVGLAGPLQIGGEAVTHNCGQMLFLMLTRPELMERMRTRPEARGPVLDELLRYIPHRTSVGLSRIALEDVEIAGHRIAAGEPVYVSYLAANYDPDVFPDPDRIDPDRDPNPHVAFGNGPHFCTGAVLARLQIELLVDTLLERLPGMRLAVPPEQVQWRHKTMIRGPQTLPVTW; translated from the coding sequence ATGACCGAGGAGACCACACTCACCGACCAGGCCCCACCGCCCGTACGGGACTGGCCCGCGCTCGACATGGACGGGACGGACTTCGACCCGGTCCTCGCCGGACTCATGCGCGAGGGCCCCCTGACCCGGATCCGGCTGCCCTTCGGCGAGGGCTGGGCCTGGTTGGCGACCCGCTACGACGACGTGAAACTGATCACCAATGACCCCCGGTTCAGCCGCACCGAGGTGACCCGCCGTCAGGTCACACGTCTCGCACCGAACTTCGCCCCCCGTCCAGGCTCGTTGGCCTGGGCCGACCAGCCCGACCACAACCGACTGCGCAAACCGGTCGCCGGCGCCTTCACGGTCAGTTCCATGAAGCGGCTACGACCCCGCGCGCAGGCGATCCTGGACGTCCTGGTGGACGGGGTCCTCCAGGACGGGCCGCCCGCCGATCTGATCGAGCGGGTGCTTGAACCGTTCCCGATCACCGTGGTCAGCGAGGTGATGGGAGTGCCCGCCGGTGACCGGGACCAGGTGCACGCGTGGACGCGGCAGATCATCTCCACCTCCGGCGGCTCCGAGGCTGCGGACAAGGCGAAGAAGGGCCTGTACGGCTGGATCACCGCGGTGGTCCGGGCCCGTGCCGACAACCCGGGTGAAGACGTGTATGCGCTGCTCGGCGGTGCAGTGGCACGCGGGGAGGTCAGCGAGCAGGAGGCCGTCGGGCTCGCCGGGCCGCTGCAGATCGGCGGCGAAGCCGTCACGCACAACTGCGGGCAGATGCTGTTTCTGATGCTGACCCGTCCAGAGCTGATGGAACGGATGCGAACGCGCCCCGAAGCACGGGGGCCCGTGCTGGACGAGTTGTTGCGCTACATCCCGCACCGCACCAGTGTGGGCCTCTCCCGGATCGCGCTGGAGGACGTGGAGATCGCCGGCCACCGGATCGCCGCGGGCGAGCCGGTGTACGTCTCCTATCTGGCCGCCAACTACGATCCGGACGTCTTTCCGGACCCGGACCGCATCGATCCCGACCGCGACCCGAACCCGCACGTGGCGTTCGGCAACGGGCCGCACTTCTGCACCGGGGCGGTGCTGGCCCGACTCCAGATCGAACTGCTGGTGGACACACTGCTGGAGCGGCTGCCCGGGATGCGGCTCGCCGTACCACCCGAGCAGGTGCAGTGGCGGCACAAGACGATGATTCGCGGGCCGCAGACCCTGCCCGTCACCTGGTGA
- a CDS encoding RNA polymerase sigma factor — MTAGTLRSTAYDDVPHGRGGAVDRTEVGTLVQSAVDGDAGAWKALVEGMSPLVWSVVRAHRLSDADGHEVYQTVWFRFAQHLGRIREPDKAGSWLASTTRHECLKVLKSLTRLTLTDDPHVLDRASEERTPEQSVIEAEEAADRAERVRRLWQELDGLGERCRQLLRVLMASPPPSYGEISAALGIAVGSIGPLRQRCLRRLRARMDARGAA, encoded by the coding sequence ATGACGGCCGGAACCCTCCGCTCCACGGCGTACGATGACGTCCCGCACGGGAGGGGTGGAGCCGTGGACCGAACAGAGGTCGGCACGTTGGTCCAGTCCGCGGTTGACGGAGACGCCGGGGCCTGGAAGGCGCTGGTGGAGGGGATGAGTCCGCTGGTGTGGTCCGTGGTGCGCGCGCACCGGCTCTCCGACGCCGATGGACACGAGGTCTACCAGACCGTGTGGTTCCGCTTCGCCCAGCACCTCGGCCGGATCCGCGAGCCCGACAAGGCCGGCTCCTGGTTGGCCAGTACGACCCGCCACGAGTGCCTGAAGGTACTGAAGAGCCTGACGCGGCTGACCCTGACCGACGATCCGCACGTCCTGGACCGGGCCAGCGAGGAGCGGACGCCGGAGCAGTCCGTGATCGAAGCCGAGGAAGCGGCGGACCGGGCCGAACGCGTCCGCCGCCTGTGGCAGGAGCTGGACGGACTGGGGGAGCGCTGCCGGCAGCTGCTGCGCGTGCTGATGGCCTCTCCGCCGCCCAGCTACGGGGAGATCTCGGCAGCGCTCGGTATTGCGGTCGGTAGCATCGGGCCGCTGCGCCAGCGTTGTCTGCGTCGGTTGCGCGCCCGGATGGACGCACGGGGTGCGGCGTGA
- a CDS encoding lysylphosphatidylglycerol synthase transmembrane domain-containing protein: MTDVPLPPRRPLSPLPRGTRLWRVPVRRLLCLVPLLLVTVAAVRHRSVLAEGFGQLRTASVPWLLAASGATCLTWVAAAFTRQGAVVQPLPKARLLAAQFAAGAANHLLPTGLGASAVNLRFMTVCGVPLARSSAALALYLMAECVGRLGLLTALLVAFPGALRLGPLLPDGAVLPLLLGAAGLLVAAGAVLALVRRLRSRVSAFVRDALGEARSVHSRPARALALWGGSLAFPALQAAGLAAVGQALRLPVPPAHMALAYLAATAAVALVPTPGGLGSVEAALIVALVAVGGPAALATAVVLAYRLITVWVPLLPGALALGALVRMKVI, encoded by the coding sequence GTGACTGACGTCCCGCTGCCCCCGCGTCGTCCGCTCTCGCCACTGCCCCGGGGAACACGCCTGTGGCGTGTCCCCGTCCGCCGGTTGCTGTGCCTGGTGCCGCTCCTGCTCGTCACCGTGGCCGCCGTGCGGCACCGCTCGGTGCTCGCCGAGGGCTTCGGCCAGTTGCGGACGGCCTCCGTGCCGTGGCTGCTGGCCGCGTCCGGTGCGACCTGTCTGACCTGGGTGGCCGCCGCGTTCACCCGGCAGGGCGCGGTAGTACAGCCGCTGCCCAAGGCACGGCTGCTCGCGGCTCAGTTCGCGGCGGGGGCGGCCAACCACCTGTTGCCGACCGGGCTGGGCGCGAGCGCCGTCAACCTGCGTTTCATGACCGTGTGCGGGGTGCCGCTGGCCCGCTCCTCGGCCGCGCTCGCCCTGTACCTGATGGCCGAGTGCGTGGGCCGACTCGGCCTGCTGACGGCACTGCTGGTCGCCTTCCCCGGTGCGCTGCGCCTTGGCCCCCTGCTGCCGGACGGCGCAGTACTCCCGCTGCTGCTGGGCGCGGCCGGGCTCCTGGTCGCTGCGGGGGCCGTCCTGGCGCTGGTACGGCGGCTGCGCAGCCGTGTGTCCGCGTTCGTGCGCGACGCCCTGGGCGAGGCCCGGTCGGTGCACAGCCGGCCAGCTCGCGCCCTGGCCCTGTGGGGTGGCTCGCTGGCCTTCCCGGCGCTCCAGGCGGCCGGCCTCGCCGCGGTCGGCCAGGCGCTGCGCCTCCCGGTGCCGCCCGCGCACATGGCTCTGGCCTATCTCGCGGCGACGGCCGCGGTGGCGCTGGTGCCCACGCCGGGCGGGCTGGGCTCCGTCGAGGCCGCGCTGATCGTGGCGCTGGTCGCGGTGGGCGGCCCGGCTGCGCTGGCCACGGCGGTGGTACTGGCCTACCGCCTCATCACCGTGTGGGTACCGCTGTTGCCGGGGGCGCTGGCCCTGGGGGCATTGGTGCGGATGAAGGTCATCTGA
- a CDS encoding crotonase/enoyl-CoA hydratase family protein yields the protein MPVRIERQGHVTTIVLSRPAARNAVDAPTAAELTAAFRAFEEDDRARVAVLWGEGGTFCAGADLKAIDTERGNRVAEDGDGPMGPTRMRLSKPVIAAVAGYAVAGGLELALWCDLRVAEEDAVFGVFCRRWGVPLIDGGTVRLPRLIGTSRAMDMVLTGRPVAAREAYGMGLANRVVPTGTARAEAEALAADLARFPQACLRSDRASLLDQEGMAEQEAMGRELRYGLDVLTESAKGAARFAAGAGRHGSFTDQ from the coding sequence ATGCCGGTCCGGATCGAGCGACAGGGGCACGTCACCACGATCGTCCTCTCCCGGCCTGCGGCACGCAACGCGGTGGACGCTCCGACGGCCGCCGAACTCACCGCCGCCTTCCGGGCGTTCGAGGAGGACGACCGTGCACGGGTGGCGGTCCTGTGGGGTGAGGGCGGCACCTTCTGCGCGGGCGCGGACCTGAAGGCCATCGACACAGAGCGCGGCAACCGGGTGGCGGAGGACGGAGACGGCCCGATGGGGCCGACCCGGATGCGTCTGTCCAAGCCGGTGATCGCGGCGGTGGCCGGGTACGCGGTCGCGGGTGGTCTCGAACTCGCCCTGTGGTGCGATCTTCGGGTCGCGGAGGAGGACGCGGTGTTCGGGGTGTTCTGCCGCCGCTGGGGCGTGCCCCTGATCGACGGGGGCACGGTACGGCTGCCCCGGCTGATCGGCACCAGCCGGGCCATGGACATGGTCCTCACCGGTCGCCCGGTAGCGGCCCGCGAGGCGTACGGGATGGGGCTCGCCAACCGTGTGGTGCCCACCGGAACCGCCCGGGCCGAGGCCGAGGCACTGGCAGCGGACCTCGCCCGCTTCCCGCAGGCGTGCCTGCGCAGTGACCGCGCGTCGCTCCTGGATCAGGAGGGGATGGCGGAGCAGGAAGCGATGGGCAGGGAACTGCGGTACGGGCTGGACGTGTTGACGGAGAGCGCCAAGGGTGCCGCACGCTTCGCGGCGGGAGCCGGGCGGCACGGCTCGTTCACGGACCAGTGA
- a CDS encoding mechanosensitive ion channel family protein produces the protein MTSTPTLHHLVLAGIALAAGLLLAFLSRGLLRWLAKHAKRTSWSGDDIIVDALRSVVPWAAIAGGLAGTATALPLAKTVRSNVYQTLLVWLIVVATVSAARVVSDLVRAITQSRSGVAGSATIFVNITRVLVLALGFLVVLQTLGISIAPLLTALGVGGLAVALALQDTLANLFAGVHILASKTVQPGDYIRLSSGEEGYVVDINWRQTTVRQLSNNLVVIPNGQLAQTNMTNYTRPEQELTVLVQVGVGYDSDLEHVERVTMDVIAEVMTEVAGAVPDHEPAIRFHTFGESSIDFTVILGVGEVSDQYRIKHEFIKRLHRRYHDEGIGIPYPTRTVTLQQGAVVIPQQRSGDGTAPVPSLTD, from the coding sequence GTGACCTCCACGCCCACCCTGCACCACCTCGTGCTCGCCGGAATCGCCCTGGCGGCCGGACTGCTGCTCGCCTTCCTGTCGCGCGGGCTGCTGCGCTGGCTGGCGAAGCACGCCAAGCGGACCAGTTGGAGCGGCGACGACATCATCGTGGACGCGCTGCGCTCGGTGGTCCCCTGGGCCGCGATCGCGGGCGGCCTGGCGGGGACGGCGACGGCGCTGCCGCTGGCCAAGACCGTCCGGTCCAATGTCTACCAGACCCTTCTGGTGTGGCTGATCGTCGTGGCGACCGTGTCCGCGGCCCGAGTGGTCTCCGATCTGGTCCGCGCGATCACCCAGTCCCGCTCGGGCGTGGCGGGCTCGGCGACGATCTTCGTCAACATCACCCGTGTCCTGGTCCTGGCGCTCGGCTTCCTGGTCGTGCTCCAGACGCTCGGCATCTCCATAGCGCCCTTGCTCACCGCTTTGGGTGTCGGTGGCCTGGCGGTGGCCCTGGCCCTGCAGGACACGCTCGCCAACCTCTTCGCCGGCGTCCACATCCTCGCCTCGAAGACCGTGCAGCCCGGTGACTACATCCGGCTCAGCAGCGGCGAGGAGGGTTATGTCGTCGACATCAACTGGCGCCAGACGACGGTGCGGCAGCTGTCCAACAACCTGGTGGTCATCCCCAACGGGCAGCTGGCGCAGACGAACATGACCAACTACACGCGTCCCGAGCAGGAGCTGACCGTCCTGGTCCAGGTGGGCGTCGGATACGACAGCGACCTGGAGCACGTGGAGCGGGTGACCATGGACGTGATCGCCGAAGTGATGACCGAGGTCGCCGGCGCCGTGCCGGACCACGAGCCGGCGATACGCTTCCACACCTTCGGCGAGTCCAGCATCGACTTCACGGTCATCCTGGGTGTCGGTGAGGTCAGTGACCAGTACCGGATCAAGCACGAGTTCATCAAGCGATTGCACCGCCGTTACCACGACGAGGGCATCGGCATCCCATACCCCACGCGCACGGTGACCCTGCAGCAGGGCGCGGTGGTCATCCCCCAGCAGCGCAGCGGGGACGGCACGGCGCCGGTGCCGTCCCTGACCGACTGA
- a CDS encoding S8/S53 family peptidase, with protein MAPQRFHEQFDQIQRSMPDVPLAMGPDGDAGLLYEKGVVLARDGEEARIVEDTVRAHFTETRGLFPDHVRRTGPQTSRTGVTRIRVGDPGQGDDPVPHALRALGEMEARRGHQLASRNHVVHIAVNACPGDEPVPAVRTGPVNPGVAAGGYDPETAVRVLVVDTGLVHDHGSCPLLAHTTGDAQVDETDGDGLLHQYVGHGTFIAGIVAAVAPNSDITVLGTLNDAGAILESEFGARLFEAVDRAGWPDIISLSAGTPTTGTGTTGGLTGVTGLIGLEAFMRELRSQRTLLVAAAGNNASSTPFWPAAYAALPEYADSVLSVGALRADGEAEACFSNHGPWVRAYAPGERLTSALTGFDTPVPYVYQHSTYDACRFGFSYPCTCRFPCHTGVLSEQRESTGAKPDQVMFDGLAQWSGTSFATPVAAGLVAARMTAYREREPRMAGARLLAATVERAEVRGARVPALRPATWRPVPLAVPALPA; from the coding sequence ATGGCACCTCAGCGATTCCACGAGCAATTCGACCAGATCCAGCGTTCGATGCCGGACGTTCCACTGGCCATGGGACCGGACGGCGACGCCGGTCTCCTCTACGAGAAGGGCGTGGTCCTCGCCCGGGACGGGGAGGAGGCACGGATCGTCGAGGACACGGTGCGCGCCCACTTCACTGAGACCCGGGGGCTGTTCCCCGACCACGTGCGCCGTACCGGGCCGCAGACCAGCCGCACCGGTGTCACCCGCATCCGGGTCGGTGACCCGGGACAGGGCGACGACCCGGTGCCGCACGCCCTGCGTGCCCTGGGGGAGATGGAGGCCCGCCGGGGACACCAGCTGGCCAGCCGCAACCACGTGGTGCACATCGCGGTCAACGCCTGCCCCGGGGACGAGCCGGTGCCCGCTGTGCGCACCGGTCCGGTCAATCCGGGTGTCGCGGCCGGTGGGTACGACCCCGAGACCGCCGTCCGTGTCCTGGTGGTCGACACCGGTCTCGTGCACGACCACGGTTCCTGCCCGCTCCTCGCCCACACCACGGGCGACGCCCAGGTGGACGAGACCGACGGCGACGGCCTGCTCCACCAGTACGTCGGCCACGGCACTTTCATCGCCGGGATCGTCGCGGCCGTCGCGCCGAACTCCGACATCACCGTCCTCGGCACCCTGAACGACGCCGGTGCCATTCTGGAGTCCGAGTTCGGGGCCAGGCTCTTCGAGGCTGTGGACCGGGCCGGCTGGCCCGACATCATCAGCCTGTCCGCGGGCACTCCGACCACGGGCACCGGGACCACCGGCGGCCTGACCGGTGTGACCGGGCTGATCGGTCTGGAGGCGTTCATGCGGGAACTGCGCTCCCAACGCACCCTGCTGGTTGCGGCCGCCGGCAACAACGCGAGCAGTACGCCCTTCTGGCCCGCCGCGTACGCTGCCCTGCCCGAGTACGCGGACAGCGTGCTGTCGGTCGGCGCGCTGCGTGCGGACGGCGAAGCCGAAGCCTGCTTCAGCAACCACGGCCCCTGGGTGCGGGCTTATGCTCCGGGAGAGCGCCTCACCAGTGCCCTCACCGGTTTCGACACCCCGGTGCCGTACGTCTACCAGCACTCCACCTACGATGCCTGCCGGTTCGGCTTCTCCTATCCCTGCACCTGCCGGTTCCCCTGCCACACCGGGGTGTTGAGTGAGCAACGGGAGAGCACGGGGGCCAAGCCGGACCAGGTGATGTTCGACGGCCTCGCGCAGTGGAGCGGCACCTCCTTCGCCACCCCGGTCGCCGCGGGGCTCGTGGCCGCCCGTATGACGGCGTACCGCGAGCGCGAGCCGCGCATGGCGGGTGCCCGCCTACTGGCGGCCACCGTCGAGCGCGCCGAGGTGCGCGGGGCGCGTGTGCCGGCGCTCCGTCCGGCAACCTGGCGTCCGGTCCCGCTCGCCGTCCCGGCACTGCCCGCATGA